Proteins from a single region of Callithrix jacchus isolate 240 chromosome 12, calJac240_pri, whole genome shotgun sequence:
- the LOC100412850 gene encoding wings apart-like protein homolog isoform X2 — protein sequence MPSFRMHLRAHGMVAMVFKTLDDSQHHQNLSLCTAALMYILSRDRLNMDLDRASLDLMIRLLELEQDASSAKLLNEKDMNKIKEKIRRLCETVHNKHLDLENITTGHLAMETLLSLTSKRAGDWFKEELRLLGGLDHIVDKVKECVDHLSRDEDEEKLVASLWGAERCLRVLESVTVLNPENQSYLIAYKDSQLIVSSAKALQHCEELIQQYNRAEDSICLADSKPLPHRNVTNHVGKAVEDCMRAIIGVLLHLTNDNEWGSTKTGEQDGLIGTALNCVLQVPKYLPQKQRFDIEC from the exons ATGCCCAGTTTTCGAATGCACCTGAGAGCACATGGGATGGTAGCAATGGTCTTTAAAACCTTGGATGATTCCCAGCACCATCag AATCTGTCCCTCTGTACAGCTGCCCTCATGTATATACTGAGTAGAGATCGTTTGAACATGGATCTTGATAGAGCTAGCTTAGATCTCATGATTCGACTTTTGGAACTGGAACAAGATGCTTCGTCAGCCAAGCTACTGAatgaaaaagacatgaacaaaattaaagaaaaaatccgAAGGCTCTGTGAAACTGTACACAACAAGCATCTTGATCTAGAAAATATAACG ACTGGGCATTTAGCTATGGAGACATTATTGTCCCTTACTTCTAAACGAGCAGGAGACTGGTTTAAGGAAGAACTCCGACTTTTGGGTGGTCTGGATCATATTGTAGATAAAG TAAAAGAATGTGTGGAtcatttaagtagagatgaggatgAAGAGAAACTCGTAGCCTCATTATGGGGAGCAGAGAGATGTTTACGAGTTTTAGAAAGT GTAACTGTGCTTAATCCTGAAAATCAAAGCTACTTGATAGCATATAAAGATTCCCAACTTATTGTTTCATCAGCTAA agCATTACAACATTGTGAAGAACTGATTCAGCAGTACAACCGCGCTGAGGACAGCATATGCTTAGCTGACAGTAAGCCTCTGCCTCACCGGAATGTAACTAACCATGTGGGCAAAGCAGTGGAGGACTGCATGAGGGCCATCATTGGGGTGTTGCTCCATTTAACTAATGATAATG AGTGGGGCAGCACCAAAACAGGAGAGCAGGACGGTCTCATAGGCACAGCGTTAAACTGTGTGCTTCAGGTTCCAAAGTACCTACCTCAGAAGCAGAGATTTGATATCGAGTGCTG A
- the LOC100412850 gene encoding wings apart-like protein homolog isoform X1: MPSFRMHLRAHGMVAMVFKTLDDSQHHQNLSLCTAALMYILSRDRLNMDLDRASLDLMIRLLELEQDASSAKLLNEKDMNKIKEKIRRLCETVHNKHLDLENITTGHLAMETLLSLTSKRAGDWFKEELRLLGGLDHIVDKVKECVDHLSRDEDEEKLVASLWGAERCLRVLESVTVLNPENQSYLIAYKDSQLIVSSAKALQHCEELIQQYNRAEDSICLADSKPLPHRNVTNHVGKAVEDCMRAIIGVLLHLTNDNEWGSTKTGEQDGLIGTALNCVLQVPKYLPQKQRFDIEC; this comes from the exons ATGCCCAGTTTTCGAATGCACCTGAGAGCACATGGGATGGTAGCAATGGTCTTTAAAACCTTGGATGATTCCCAGCACCATCag AATCTGTCCCTCTGTACAGCTGCCCTCATGTATATACTGAGTAGAGATCGTTTGAACATGGATCTTGATAGAGCTAGCTTAGATCTCATGATTCGACTTTTGGAACTGGAACAAGATGCTTCGTCAGCCAAGCTACTGAatgaaaaagacatgaacaaaattaaagaaaaaatccgAAGGCTCTGTGAAACTGTACACAACAAGCATCTTGATCTAGAAAATATAACG ACTGGGCATTTAGCTATGGAGACATTATTGTCCCTTACTTCTAAACGAGCAGGAGACTGGTTTAAGGAAGAACTCCGACTTTTGGGTGGTCTGGATCATATTGTAGATAAAG TAAAAGAATGTGTGGAtcatttaagtagagatgaggatgAAGAGAAACTCGTAGCCTCATTATGGGGAGCAGAGAGATGTTTACGAGTTTTAGAAAGT GTAACTGTGCTTAATCCTGAAAATCAAAGCTACTTGATAGCATATAAAGATTCCCAACTTATTGTTTCATCAGCTAA agCATTACAACATTGTGAAGAACTGATTCAGCAGTACAACCGCGCTGAGGACAGCATATGCTTAGCTGACAGTAAGCCTCTGCCTCACCGGAATGTAACTAACCATGTGGGCAAAGCAGTGGAGGACTGCATGAGGGCCATCATTGGGGTGTTGCTCCATTTAACTAATGATAATG AGTGGGGCAGCACCAAAACAGGAGAGCAGGACGGTCTCATAGGCACAGCGTTAAACTGTGTGCTTCAGGTTCCAAAGTACCTACCTCAGAAGCAGAGATTTGATATCGAGTGCTG